Within Aspergillus oryzae RIB40 DNA, chromosome 2, the genomic segment TGAGCCGGAGAAGTATTAATGGATCATTCACTTAGCGTATAGGGATGGGGTGACTGTACCTAATGCTTGGACCATCGTAATCGGTGTAGCGCCAGCAAGTAACTCCAATACCAGTGCCAGGAAGCGCAACTCCAAGGTTTGTGCCTTCCTTCCAGCCGTCTCCTGTCGCGATGTTAGGAAACCATCACCGAAATTGGGAATTTCGAAGTGCCTTACCATTCCACATATACTCCTGTATCGTGTTATCAGTTTTCTGGGCATAGATACGCAACTGCAACGCATTCGTTCCTGCCAGAAAGACAGACCCGATTCGAGAGTAAGGAGCAACTGTGAATTTAGCGCCAGCCAGCGCGCCGTTGTACCATCCGCTGCCACTATCATAAgcagcttcctgaaggacGTTGTCTTCGGTAAGACTGTAGACACGAATCTTGAAGTTCGTTAGCTTTCAGGATATCATAAGCGTAATGCCTGACCTACATTTTTCAGTTCCTTAGATGTCGCAGCGAGAGGGGTACCAAGCTTCGCCTTGGCGATAACATTCTTTGCCGTACCATTCGCCCACCCACTCTCATAGAGACTCTCGCGAATACTACCGTGAGAGTCCTGAAAGTAGACACGGAGATGGTTGGTGGAGTTCACCGCAGCAATTCCGGTACCTGTCTCTCTGTTAACATCAAAGAGGTCGTATCTCTGGTCTTATACTTACGGAAAAGAACTTCTTGGGCGCCAGGAGTAGACATTGCCGCAAGTGAAAGTTTCGTTGATACTTAAGACTATGTTTCTCTGAAGTATGAGTTTCGTTGGTTTGATTTAGTTCTCTGAGTAGACGGATAAACCGGGCTTCTTATATTCAACCAAGGTCAGACGGATTACAGCAATTATAACATGTCAACTATAACATTTGCTCATTCCTCTCTGCCTCTGTCCGTATCCTACTCTGCTGGCCTTCCACCACAAACATAGAGTCCATCATCTCACTCGTGCAGCTGTGTTTCCTCAGCCCCGCAGCTGGCTCTTAGTTGCATGCGTCAAATACTCAATTGGTTGAATGTCTGCAATGCATGCcagtggctggctgaacaTGCAACCTCTTGGTCGAGATACTCTCGGTTACAATGGCCAGATACAGAGACCAATTGCTATGATATACTATGGTCTAATAATTTACttaaaagtatataaaaCGCCATTCTACAAGTATGTTCTATCCTTGGTGGCCGGCGCCATCCAATACTGCTTGTCTAAATCATGTAACCTAACTACATACTCACTCCAACCGTGCGATGTGCTTATTGTGTTTCACGTCTCGTCGTTGAGCTCTTGTTGAAAGTTTCATTTAACTTTCGTAGGTTTTACCTGTCGTCGTGCCACGTCGTGCAGCCGATTTTCTCTGGCTCTATTTTCTAACGCAGGGCTGAAGAGGAGAACTCAATTACGTGGCATGGCCTGCATATGCAGAGTCCATTTGTGGACTTCCTCGGCGAGCAATGTGTGTCATAGAATTCGAGATTCATACGCTCCCCACTACGAATAAGATGTCCCCAACAGCAGGTGCATCGAAATTTACCTAGGGCAATAATTGCAGAATGCAAAGGTCAAGTTGGGCTAAGAGCTGCATGATCTTGTCCATAGGACCCATCGGCCTGTTAGTCGAGTTGTCACATCATTGCTCAATACCCAGCCAGCCAAACTAACAAAATTCATATAATTCATTGAACGTTCAAACTTCAACAAATTTGACTTGGTctttggggatgggatgtCAAACCAGCATAGAGCAAAGCGCTCGACATCCTTATTGTTGTCGTAGGCTAGAGCACCTTGGCCAAGGCCTAGACACATCTATACCCTTGCTTGACCTTTCTCTGATTTGGCGCTGCTTAGATACACGAGCTGTATCGAGTCTCCACCAAATCTAATCAGCTCCAGTATGCACATCTCCACGCTaggtttctttttttttttttttttttttttttttcaagaCGCTAAGACCATCACACACAAGAGCTGAGCTCCTTCTTTCCCAATCGGTTCCACCCTCTATATAATTCCACATATACAATGTCGTGTAGACAGCCAGAGTCTCGGTTCTAAAAGGTGTGCTGGAGTGCTGCAGTCATACGAGAATCGGAAGCCCCGCTATTTGACAGACCTCTCCACAGGACTGTTTACCCAAGACCCATCCGTCTTCAGCATTTATGCATGATGAGTTGTACTCGGATTACGGCCCGCTCCGATTGTTACAGTAAAACCCCGATATAAGCAAGGGAATGAGCTGACTGCCtaaattgcttatatcgagGGATTGCTTATATCAAAATCACTATATAAGATCTACtaaaatatagatatagtatatagtgATACAAttctatagtatttttagTATGGTTCATTAGTATAAAGACTGATAGTAAAATAGAGTAAAAGAATCTGTATAATTACATATATTTTTGTTATTGTTAGGTAGTAGGGGTAGAGCTAAATTAGTATTTGAGAAATTTACACgtaatttttttattatagtaAATTTTCTAATAGTTAGCTGGACCCACTATACCTTATTATAAgcaattttgtatggtaGACTGAGCAGAATAATGAAAGTTCCCTATATCGAGGTTTTCTGCAATTTTGTATAGGAAATGATAGGAGACAGCCTGGTAGATTGCTTATATTGGGTatattgcttatatcgggGTTTTATTGGTATTGTCAATTCTGATCTCACCTGCCGCTATAAACCGTTTTTCTATTCTGTTAATGCCAAGCTATCAACCAGTAATATTTCCTCCGTGTGTCCCGGCAAATACGTCAAAGTGTTACTGCAGCTTGCCCCGCTTTTAGAGGGGTGGCGGTGGACGTGCGTTGGACGTGTAACTATCGTTtgcgttggtggtgttgtagTGGCTGGCTGCGGTTCATGTGGGGTCCGTGATCtagtagaaaaagagaagagagaataaGGGGAGGCATCCTGAAGTTGTGAGAGAAGTTGCTATAACTGAACGCGATAGATAATTAAAGACCAGTCAATCATGTGATCTGCTTTGACCTGCAGTACTATTGAACCACATTGACCGAGTTCTGATTCAGAACGCATGGAAACCTTTTCAGATATCATCTTGGAGAAGCAATATACGGTGATTCCGGCGACCCTTTCCATTCAAAACTAAGTCTAGAACATCGACGGACACTACAAAGTTAAAAAGTTTAGCGAGATGCATGGCTAGACACAACTAACAACTGCACACTGGCACCTATGCACTTATACTAGTCCGGGCAAGCTCTAGTTATTTCTGACATCATTGCCGTTCTGAACCTTGAGCTAGATTATCAGATGATTATCTTTCCAACGCATGTTCTCACTTTGAGCTCGTCCGTGGTGCCAAACCTACAGCATGTATCTTTAGATGACCACCATCTAGAAGagtgatttctcttttttgtttctctcttttgttattttcaCTCAGGCCTCAATAATCTGGAAAGCGTTCCAGACTAGATAAATGCACCCACAATCTCGCCTAGTTTGGCAGTGGTTGGAACAAGGGTAGAGCCCATGTCTTCGAACATTTACCCAACATGATAGGGAAATCCAATGATACTTTGGCGAGAAGATCTACACAGCCTTCTCAGCATTTACAAGCTCTTTCTTGCGCAGAATCATAGCTGAGGACATAGAATTGATAACATATGATCTATAGGGATGTCAACACTAATTGATAAACAACTTGGCTGACGCAATTTTGAGGATTATaatgtctccatctttgGAGAATATTGGATAACTTTAGTCCCTACTGAGCATCCACGGCTGTGTAGGTGTCAAGATATGTAGATAAGGTGCACCATGAATTATGCCTCGAGATATTCGTCATACAAAGGCCGTTGGAGTTCTCAAGACAATTGGTATACATAGTACCTATGGCTTGTACACATATCGCCGAATGTAAGGCAAAGTCATCTAAATAACGTTACAATAGCACGAAGTTCTCTTCTACAAAGGTGAAGGCAAAAACAAACTTTCTACAAAGCCATCTCCGTAGAACCCTATGTTTAGAGAGCCTACTAATTGTTGGCTTGTCACGTAGACGAACGGGCGtacttttattttccttctttagTTGTTGATGAATAGACAGCAGGCTTCTGGTCTCAATATCAAGCGTAGAAAGCAATTCGATGATCATATCTGGACGATATATGGATATGAAGTTGTGTACTAAATAAAGATGAATGATCGACGGAGCACGTGGTCAGTGCGCGGCAGGTGACGTGACGTTTTCCGGGAGCTTCAATTCAAATAAAGATTCTCTTGACTTTCATCGCTTGCATTCCACTTCCCCTCTACACGTACACTATACCTCCCTCGGAGACAGATATACTTGACTGGACTTGCAAATATTGTCGACAATGTCTTCACACTAATGCTGCCAATCTCAATCGCACCCTGAAACCAATACCCTCCAGCCGCAATGGTATCCCTGTGGCCTTTCAAAGTATGTCCGCCATGTGGCTGCCTGTTCCCCCAGTTCGCAAGTAACCACTAACCAAAGAAACCCTCATCAAACAGGGAGAAGACAACTCCCCGGCCTCCTTTGAAAGAGCGCTCGAAACTCTCTCTGGTAAAATCACTCGCGCGAACACCCGTCTTGACACTCACCGCCAAAACGCCCGTCGCTTCAAAGCTCTGTGGACGCTATACACCACCTTTGCCTACCTCCTCTACTCCATCATCCTCGCGCTGGTGCTAGGCTGGCAAAATTTTGGCGTGGTCGAATACGCCGCCATTGCAGGGGGTCCCGTCGTGTACGCTAAACCCCTGAATAATCCTGAAACCCCCCTTTTCAACGGTCTAATTTGGGAACAGGATCTACGCCGTTCGCACCGCAGGCAGCAAGTACTTCGAATACCGCATCAATAGCAATCAGCGATACCTCGATGATCTCCAAAAGCAGCGAGACGAAACaattgagaagctcaaggtcgCAACGAAATACAATTCCACCCAACAACTCCTAGAGAAATACGGAGGTGTCCCCAAACGAACAAAGTCGAAAGGCGGCGACGACAAGCGCAAGTCGGAATCGAAGCGCAAATCCTCAAACccccagcagcaacaaccgcCCGTGCAACGGACTGgccttccccctcccccgaCCGCAAATATTCGCCGTCCGACTCCCGTCCAGTCTCCTGGTGCTCCCTCCCCCGATTTCCCTGCGCCGCCTTCTCCGTATCCCCCTCAGCCCCAGATCCAACAGCAGCCGGTACCTCCTCCAGGCCCTGCGTTTGATGAGCCGGGCTTTGCGCCCAACGCGTTCCCAAGTGCGCCACAGTATATCGAGCAGTCACACTGGTATGATCGTCTCATGGATGTCCTCCTCGGCGAGGATGAGACTCAACCGAAGAACCGGATCGTCTTGATTTGCAGCTCCTGTCGGCTTGTTAACGGCCAAGCTCCTCCGGGTATCAAATCGTTGGAAGAACTCGGTCGCTGGCGGTGTGGAAGCTGCGGTGCATGGAATGGAGTCGAAAgcgaggccaagaaggtcctCGATGGCATCCGGAATGAACCGCAGCCGGCAGATGGAGCTTGGGAACCCGTTTCGAAGACGGATGCGGAGAACCAGTCCTCGGTTAGCGATGCGACCGACGAAGGTGTTATGGTAGCGACCAGTGAAGATGACCAAGTCGAGTCGCACGACTCCGATGCTGATACAGCAGACAAGGAGCCAGAGcaggtcaaggaagagcagccaGAGCCC encodes:
- the fleA gene encoding fucose-specific lectin FleA (predicted protein) — encoded protein: MSTPGAQEVLFRTGIAAVNSTNHLRVYFQDSHGSIRESLYESGWANGTAKNVIAKAKLGTPLAATSKELKNIRVYSLTEDNVLQEAAYDSGSGWYNGALAGAKFTVAPYSRIGSVFLAGTNALQLRIYAQKTDNTIQEYMWNGDGWKEGTNLGVALPGTGIGVTCWRYTDYDGPSIRVWFQTDNLKLVQRAYDPHTGWYKELTTIFDKAPPRCAIAATNFNPGKSSIYMRIYFVNSDNTIWQVCWDHGQGYHDKRTITPVIQGSEIAIISWEGPELRLYFQNGTYVSAISEWTWGKAHGSQLGRRALPPAE
- a CDS encoding uncharacterized protein (predicted protein), whose product is MIIELLSTLDIETRSLLSIHQQLKKENKSTPVRLRDKPTINDFALHSAICVQAIGTMYTNCLENSNGLYGDIIILKIASYVINSMSSAMILRKKELVNAEKAV
- a CDS encoding uncharacterized protein (predicted protein), yielding MVSLWPFKGEDNSPASFERALETLSGKITRANTRLDTHRQNARRFKALWTLYTTFAYLLYSIILALVLGWQNFGVVEYAAIAGGPVVIYAVRTAGSKYFEYRINSNQRYLDDLQKQRDETIEKLKVATKYNSTQQLLEKYGGVPKRTKSKGGDDKRKSESKRKSSNPQQQQPPVQRTGLPPPPTANIRRPTPVQSPGAPSPDFPAPPSPYPPQPQIQQQPVPPPGPAFDEPGFAPNAFPSAPQYIEQSHWYDRLMDVLLGEDETQPKNRIVLICSSCRLVNGQAPPGIKSLEELGRWRCGSCGAWNGVESEAKKVLDGIRNEPQPADGAWEPVSKTDAENQSSVSDATDEGVMVATSEDDQVESHDSDADTADKEPEQVKEEQPEPETKTRPVRRSNRKKA